A single region of the Brienomyrus brachyistius isolate T26 chromosome 10, BBRACH_0.4, whole genome shotgun sequence genome encodes:
- the and3 gene encoding actinodin3 isoform X2 — MKLIRQQAPEPAGVSAVSISPDEAHDFLSHSRPKRNIDPKWYHNSPDFQAYYRYYNSIGHTEGLYEIDRIRMLYQQMRQLEHVYGPNASFYQSMMGLRIPKCDPSKDKKCKAIPQVAMAAPPHPPLSQADVVHLCNPKDPLCKPHIVYLPSGSVPVLCDPRYHSACRTNKDEAPESPAPPPPPPLKKSPPPPPPKKSPPPPPPAPVRAYKGMEYDCDPYWDPDCLIDHPHRAFKGKPGPPPPTDDEEDEEEEAEEEPDQPAPGPQKKAPYPYYYQHELFDPYRFSNPASGGQ, encoded by the exons ATGAAGCTCATCAGACAGCAAG caccagaaccagcaggggtGAGCGCCGTGAGTATCAGCCCGGACGAGGCTCATGATTTCCTGTCTCACTCGCGGCCCAAGCGCAACATTGACCCCAAGTGGTACCACAACAGTCCAGACTTCCAAGCCTACTACCGCTACTACAATAGCATCGGACACACAGAAGGG CTGTATGAAATCGACCGGATCAGGATGTTGTACCAGCAGATGCGACAACTTGAGCATGTCTACGGGCCCAATGCCTCCTTCTATCAGAGCATGATGGGCCTGCGCATACCAAAGTGTGACCCATCAAAGGATAAGAAATGCAAAGCCATACCCCAAGTGGCCATGGCGGCCCCCCCACACCCGCCTCTCTCCCAGGCTGATGTCGTCCATCTCTGCAACCCCAAAGACCCCCTGTGCAAACCCCACATAGTCTACCTGCCCAGCGGGTCTGTCCCTGTGCTCTGTGACCCCCGCTACCATTCTGCCTGTCGCACCAACAAGGACGAGGCCCCAGAATCTCCtgctcctcccccaccccctcccctcaaAAAATCCCCTCCGCCTCCACCTCCTAAAAAatcccccccacctcctccgcCTGCTCCAGTCCGGGCCTATAAAGGGATGGAGTATGATTGTGATCCCTACTGGGACCCCGACTGCCTGATTGACCACCCACACAGGGCATTCAAAGGGAAGCCTGgaccacccccacccactgaTGATGAGGAGGACGAAGAGGAGGAAGCTGAGGAAGAGCCGGACCAGCCTGCACCAGGGCCCCAAAAGAAGGCTCCTTACCCCTATTACTATCAGCATGAGCTGTTTGATCCCTACCGGTTTTCCAACCCTGCCTCAGGGGGCCAGTAG
- the mcm7 gene encoding DNA replication licensing factor MCM7 isoform X2, translating into MMEQRGRDPNDTRDPRNQYPAELMRRFELYFRPPSTAKPKVVREVRADSIGKLVTVRGIVTRATEVKPMMAVATYTCDQCGAETYQPIQSPSFMPLIMCPSQECVTNKSGGRLYLQTRGSKFVKFQELKIQEHSDQVPVGNIPRSMTIYVRGENTRIAQPGDHVSVSGVFLPLLRTGFRQAVQGLLSETYLEAHCITLLNKTEDDELGVKELSEEELRQITEEDFYEKLAGSIAPEIFGHEDVKKALLLLLVGGVQQAPQGMKIRGNINICLMGDPGVAKSQLLSYIDRLAPRSQYTTGRGSSGVGLTAAVMRDPLTGEMTLEGGALVLADLGVCCIDEFDKMADADRTAIHEVMEQQTISIAKAGIMTSLNARCSILAAANPAYGRYNPRKSVEQNIQLPAALLSRFDLLWLIQDRPDADGDLRLAQHITYVHQHCRQPPTHFTPIDMKLMRRYISLCQHRQPVVPESLGDYITAAYVEMRKEARVSKDTTFTSARTLLSILRLSTALARLRLVDTVEKEDVNEAMRLMEMSKDSLQADKSNATRNQRPADVIFSLVRELASEAGRGRGGAGGVVRLADAEQRCVSRGFTPAQFQAALDEYEELNVWQVNQAHTRITFV; encoded by the exons ATGATGGAGCAGAGAGGCCGTGACCCCAATGACACGCGTGACCCCCGGAATCAGTACCCGGCAGAGCTCATGCGGAGATT TGAGTTGTACTTCAGGCCCCCCAGTACAGCAAAGCCAAAGGTGGTGAGGGAGGTGCGGGCGGACAGCATTGGGAAGCTGGTGACCGTGCGCGGCATCGTGACCCGTGCCACGGAGGTCAAACCCATGATGGCAGTCGCCACCTACACCTGCGACCAGTGCGGTGCCGAGACCTACCAGCCG ATACAGTCCCCCTCCTTCATGCCCCTCATCATGTGTCCAAGCCAGGAGTGCGTTACCAACAAGTCTGGGGGGCGCCTCTATCTCCAGACACGGGGGTCCAAATTTGTCAAGTTTCAGGAGCTGAAGATACAGGAACAC AGCGACCAGGTGCCCGTGGGGAACATCCCCCGCAGCATGACGATATACGTGCGGGGCGAGAACACCCGCATCGCCCAGCCCGGCGACCACGTGTCTGTGTCGGGCGTCTTCCTCCCCCTGCTTCGTACCGGCTTCCGACAGGCTGTGCAG GGCCTGCTGTCAGAGACGTACCTGGAAGCCCACTGCATCACGTTGCTGAATAAGACGGAGGACGATGAGCTCGGGGTCAAGGAGCTAAGTGAAGAGGAATTGCGGCAGATCACAG AGGAGGACTTCTATGAGAAGCTGGCAGGATCAATCGCCCCTGAGATCTTTGGCCATGAGGACGTGAAGAAGGCACTGCTCTTGCTGCTGGTCGGGGGGGTGCAGCAGGCCCCCCAGGGTATGAAGATCAGGG GGAACATCAACATATGCTTGATGGGTGACCCAGGTGTGGCCAAGTCCCAGCTGCTGTCCTACATTGACCGCCTGGCCCCACGCA GCCAGTATACGACAGGCCGTGGTTCCTCTGGAGTGGGGttgacagcagcagtgatgcgtGACCCCCTCACTGGGGAAATGACCCTGGAGGGTGGGGCTTTGGTATTGGCTGACCTGGGCGTGTGCTGCATCGATGAGTTTGACAAGATGGCCGATGCTGACCGCACAGCCATCCATGAGGTCATGGAGCAGCAGACCATCTCCATCGCCAAG gcggGTATAATGACATCCCTGAATGCCCGTTGCTCCATCCTGGCAGCGGCCAACCCCGCCTACGGGCGCTACAACCCACGCAAGAGCGTGGAGCAGAACATCCAGTTGCCAGCCGCGTTGCTGTCCCGCTTTGACCTCCTGTGGCTCATCCAGGACAGGCCCGATGCAGACGGTGATCTGCGGCTCGCCCAACACATCACATACGTGCACCAGCACTGCCGCCAGCCTCCCACGCACTTTACACCCATCGACATGAAACTCATGAG GCGCTACATCAGCCTGTGCCAGCACCGGCAGCCTGTGGTGCCAGAGTCTCTGGGCGACTACATTACTGCCGCCTACGTGGAGATGAGGAAGGAGGCACGGGTCAGCAAGGACACCACTTTCACCTCTGCCCGCACCCTGCTGTCCATCCTGCGCCTCTCCACAGCCCTG GCCCGCCTGCGGCTTGTGGATACAGTGGAGAAGGAGGATGTGAACGAGGCCATGCGGCTTATGGAGATGTCCAAGGACTCCCTTCAGGCGGACAAGTCCAATGCTACAAG AAACCAGCGGCCTGCAGATGTCATCTTCTCCCTCGTGCGTGAGCTGGCAAGCGAGGCCGGGCGCGGGCGGGGCGGGGCGGGCGGGGTGGTGCGGCTGGCCGACGCCGAGCAGAGATGCGTGTCCCGCGGCTTCACCCCCGCCCAGTTCCAGGCAGCGCTCGATGAGTATGAGGAGCTTAATGTGTGGCAGGTCAATCAGGCCCACACCAGGATCACATTTGTCTAA
- the and3 gene encoding actinodin3 isoform X1 produces MITSPAMLIGSLCSLVLLSGFLEATSLMKLIRQQAPEPAGVSAVSISPDEAHDFLSHSRPKRNIDPKWYHNSPDFQAYYRYYNSIGHTEGLYEIDRIRMLYQQMRQLEHVYGPNASFYQSMMGLRIPKCDPSKDKKCKAIPQVAMAAPPHPPLSQADVVHLCNPKDPLCKPHIVYLPSGSVPVLCDPRYHSACRTNKDEAPESPAPPPPPPLKKSPPPPPPKKSPPPPPPAPVRAYKGMEYDCDPYWDPDCLIDHPHRAFKGKPGPPPPTDDEEDEEEEAEEEPDQPAPGPQKKAPYPYYYQHELFDPYRFSNPASGGQ; encoded by the exons ATGATTACGTCTCCAGCGATGCTGATTGGGAGCCTGTGCTCGCTTGTGCTGCTCTCAG GCTTTCTGGAAGCCACCTCCTTGATGAAGCTCATCAGACAGCAAG caccagaaccagcaggggtGAGCGCCGTGAGTATCAGCCCGGACGAGGCTCATGATTTCCTGTCTCACTCGCGGCCCAAGCGCAACATTGACCCCAAGTGGTACCACAACAGTCCAGACTTCCAAGCCTACTACCGCTACTACAATAGCATCGGACACACAGAAGGG CTGTATGAAATCGACCGGATCAGGATGTTGTACCAGCAGATGCGACAACTTGAGCATGTCTACGGGCCCAATGCCTCCTTCTATCAGAGCATGATGGGCCTGCGCATACCAAAGTGTGACCCATCAAAGGATAAGAAATGCAAAGCCATACCCCAAGTGGCCATGGCGGCCCCCCCACACCCGCCTCTCTCCCAGGCTGATGTCGTCCATCTCTGCAACCCCAAAGACCCCCTGTGCAAACCCCACATAGTCTACCTGCCCAGCGGGTCTGTCCCTGTGCTCTGTGACCCCCGCTACCATTCTGCCTGTCGCACCAACAAGGACGAGGCCCCAGAATCTCCtgctcctcccccaccccctcccctcaaAAAATCCCCTCCGCCTCCACCTCCTAAAAAatcccccccacctcctccgcCTGCTCCAGTCCGGGCCTATAAAGGGATGGAGTATGATTGTGATCCCTACTGGGACCCCGACTGCCTGATTGACCACCCACACAGGGCATTCAAAGGGAAGCCTGgaccacccccacccactgaTGATGAGGAGGACGAAGAGGAGGAAGCTGAGGAAGAGCCGGACCAGCCTGCACCAGGGCCCCAAAAGAAGGCTCCTTACCCCTATTACTATCAGCATGAGCTGTTTGATCCCTACCGGTTTTCCAACCCTGCCTCAGGGGGCCAGTAG
- the mcm7 gene encoding DNA replication licensing factor MCM7 isoform X1: MAPKDYLAEKEKCKKFLQEFYSEDDSGKKVFKYGAQLVALAHREQVALHVHLDDVAEEDPELVESVCENTKRYVGLFADSIQELLPEYREKEVVAKDSLDVYIEHRLMMEQRGRDPNDTRDPRNQYPAELMRRFELYFRPPSTAKPKVVREVRADSIGKLVTVRGIVTRATEVKPMMAVATYTCDQCGAETYQPIQSPSFMPLIMCPSQECVTNKSGGRLYLQTRGSKFVKFQELKIQEHSDQVPVGNIPRSMTIYVRGENTRIAQPGDHVSVSGVFLPLLRTGFRQAVQGLLSETYLEAHCITLLNKTEDDELGVKELSEEELRQITEEDFYEKLAGSIAPEIFGHEDVKKALLLLLVGGVQQAPQGMKIRGNINICLMGDPGVAKSQLLSYIDRLAPRSQYTTGRGSSGVGLTAAVMRDPLTGEMTLEGGALVLADLGVCCIDEFDKMADADRTAIHEVMEQQTISIAKAGIMTSLNARCSILAAANPAYGRYNPRKSVEQNIQLPAALLSRFDLLWLIQDRPDADGDLRLAQHITYVHQHCRQPPTHFTPIDMKLMRRYISLCQHRQPVVPESLGDYITAAYVEMRKEARVSKDTTFTSARTLLSILRLSTALARLRLVDTVEKEDVNEAMRLMEMSKDSLQADKSNATRNQRPADVIFSLVRELASEAGRGRGGAGGVVRLADAEQRCVSRGFTPAQFQAALDEYEELNVWQVNQAHTRITFV, translated from the exons ATGGCTCCGAAAGACTACCTTGCTGAGAAGG AGAAGTGCAAGAAGTTTCTGCAAGAGTTTTACAGTGAAGATGATTCTGGGAAGAAGGTCTTCAAATATGGTGCCCAGCTG GTGGCACTGGCTCACCGCGAGCAGGTGGCCCTGCATGTGCACCTGGACGACGTGGCGGAAGAGGACCCTGAGCTGGTGGAGAGCGTGTGTGAGAACACAAAGCGCTACGTGGGACTTTTTGCAGACTCCATCCAGGAGTTACTGCCCGAGTACAGGGAGAAGGAG GTGGTGGCGAAGGACTCATTGGACGTGTACATAGAGCATCGCCTGATGATGGAGCAGAGAGGCCGTGACCCCAATGACACGCGTGACCCCCGGAATCAGTACCCGGCAGAGCTCATGCGGAGATT TGAGTTGTACTTCAGGCCCCCCAGTACAGCAAAGCCAAAGGTGGTGAGGGAGGTGCGGGCGGACAGCATTGGGAAGCTGGTGACCGTGCGCGGCATCGTGACCCGTGCCACGGAGGTCAAACCCATGATGGCAGTCGCCACCTACACCTGCGACCAGTGCGGTGCCGAGACCTACCAGCCG ATACAGTCCCCCTCCTTCATGCCCCTCATCATGTGTCCAAGCCAGGAGTGCGTTACCAACAAGTCTGGGGGGCGCCTCTATCTCCAGACACGGGGGTCCAAATTTGTCAAGTTTCAGGAGCTGAAGATACAGGAACAC AGCGACCAGGTGCCCGTGGGGAACATCCCCCGCAGCATGACGATATACGTGCGGGGCGAGAACACCCGCATCGCCCAGCCCGGCGACCACGTGTCTGTGTCGGGCGTCTTCCTCCCCCTGCTTCGTACCGGCTTCCGACAGGCTGTGCAG GGCCTGCTGTCAGAGACGTACCTGGAAGCCCACTGCATCACGTTGCTGAATAAGACGGAGGACGATGAGCTCGGGGTCAAGGAGCTAAGTGAAGAGGAATTGCGGCAGATCACAG AGGAGGACTTCTATGAGAAGCTGGCAGGATCAATCGCCCCTGAGATCTTTGGCCATGAGGACGTGAAGAAGGCACTGCTCTTGCTGCTGGTCGGGGGGGTGCAGCAGGCCCCCCAGGGTATGAAGATCAGGG GGAACATCAACATATGCTTGATGGGTGACCCAGGTGTGGCCAAGTCCCAGCTGCTGTCCTACATTGACCGCCTGGCCCCACGCA GCCAGTATACGACAGGCCGTGGTTCCTCTGGAGTGGGGttgacagcagcagtgatgcgtGACCCCCTCACTGGGGAAATGACCCTGGAGGGTGGGGCTTTGGTATTGGCTGACCTGGGCGTGTGCTGCATCGATGAGTTTGACAAGATGGCCGATGCTGACCGCACAGCCATCCATGAGGTCATGGAGCAGCAGACCATCTCCATCGCCAAG gcggGTATAATGACATCCCTGAATGCCCGTTGCTCCATCCTGGCAGCGGCCAACCCCGCCTACGGGCGCTACAACCCACGCAAGAGCGTGGAGCAGAACATCCAGTTGCCAGCCGCGTTGCTGTCCCGCTTTGACCTCCTGTGGCTCATCCAGGACAGGCCCGATGCAGACGGTGATCTGCGGCTCGCCCAACACATCACATACGTGCACCAGCACTGCCGCCAGCCTCCCACGCACTTTACACCCATCGACATGAAACTCATGAG GCGCTACATCAGCCTGTGCCAGCACCGGCAGCCTGTGGTGCCAGAGTCTCTGGGCGACTACATTACTGCCGCCTACGTGGAGATGAGGAAGGAGGCACGGGTCAGCAAGGACACCACTTTCACCTCTGCCCGCACCCTGCTGTCCATCCTGCGCCTCTCCACAGCCCTG GCCCGCCTGCGGCTTGTGGATACAGTGGAGAAGGAGGATGTGAACGAGGCCATGCGGCTTATGGAGATGTCCAAGGACTCCCTTCAGGCGGACAAGTCCAATGCTACAAG AAACCAGCGGCCTGCAGATGTCATCTTCTCCCTCGTGCGTGAGCTGGCAAGCGAGGCCGGGCGCGGGCGGGGCGGGGCGGGCGGGGTGGTGCGGCTGGCCGACGCCGAGCAGAGATGCGTGTCCCGCGGCTTCACCCCCGCCCAGTTCCAGGCAGCGCTCGATGAGTATGAGGAGCTTAATGTGTGGCAGGTCAATCAGGCCCACACCAGGATCACATTTGTCTAA